From one Dysidea avara chromosome 9, odDysAvar1.4, whole genome shotgun sequence genomic stretch:
- the LOC136266146 gene encoding uncharacterized protein isoform X1, with product MKTNVNRSANACRSKVTRWLSKRYKTPKEAEAFYKKDDQLPRVPVLSSTADQMKTSSAQTNQVDGCLIMEMLNQLPEESRLPLLSELFSLCVSMLFKLSVPDDFLCLAASAMVQLSSGGHTNVLYNLAKGMGTLRPDKSEPRFPINKMLMGLVEYTALFFAFDNLQQISCPLDYRQWLLTMYCNFGEKWVKLHRGPMWCVASSVEDPCSSTAQNQNTMKALVNIPAISERSIRSTISSCTTTLDSQVQGNVLDEAAKQNPDAWWWVKADGCDIIKGLKESSRLEWSGDVDLGDGFLQDKYSNYKERLKAAEKVGLCDENVVQDLSGTLNAISKDLEFLQAELIKFNNDYSEKLQGGMQREKDLIVLAWKVKELTELNENGRELHRSAGCLLRKIEGHDVELEDNVPSQLNKLRQKLVNFIKGVTRHQRTPATHVLVFMISTEDQRRRPYALPVQCIPYKGLTDAKIRELANKLIVEMSKRKMNVAGFTTDGEWNSLQTKGNTRPISIFQIRADARAKFARTGITKMINMITIKDTEDGCVNAVQPNHAITTELLGETKIWYSEGATTDDVIERLRLRTVPSGYAIHSWTEGKTETRVEKLR from the exons ATGAAAACAAATGTTAACAGAAGTG CTAATGCCTGTCGTAGCAAAGTAACCCGGTGGCTGTCCAAgag GTACAAAACCCCAAAGGAAGCAGAAGCCTTTTATAAAAAGGATGACCAGCTACCTCGAGTGCCTGTGCTGTCTTCCACTGCAGATCAAATGAAAACTTCTAGTGCACAAACGAACCAAGTTGATGGTTGCTTAATTATGGAAATGCTGAATCAATTACCTGAAGAGTCTCGCTTACCACTATTGTCTGAGCTATTTTCCTTGTGTGTTTCAATGCTATTCAAGCTCTCGGTACCTGATGACTTTTTGTGCCTAGCGGCAAGTGCTATGGTTCAGTTATCAAGTGGTGGGCATACAAATGTTTTATATAATCTTGCAAAAGGTATGGGAACTTTGAGACCTGATAAGAGTGAACCACGATTTCCGATCAACAAAATGCTTATGGGACTTGTAGAATACACTGCATTGTTTTTTGCTTTTGATAATTTACAGCAG ATATCTTGTCCATTGGATTATCGCCAGTGGCTACTGACAATGTATTGTAATTTCGGAGAGAAATGGGTGAAGCTACATCGTGGACCTATGTGGTGCGTTGCTAGTTCAGTTGAAGACCCATGTTCCAGTACAGCGCAGAACCAAAATACCATGAAG GCTCTTGTAAATATACCTGCTATTTCTGAGAGGTCCATTAGAAGTACTATATCATCATGTACAACGACATTAGATTCACAAGTGCAG GGTAATGTACTTGATGAAGCAGCTAAGCAGAACCCTGATGCTTGGTGGTGGGTAAAAGCGGATGGTTGTGACATCATCAAGGGCTTAAAGGAATCATCCAGACTTGAGTGGAGTGGAGATGTTGACTTGGGTGATGGATTTCTCCAGGATAAATATTCTAACTATAAGGAACGTCTGAAGGCAGCTGAAAAAGTTGGCTTGTGTGATGAAAATGTGGTACAAGATTTAAGTGGTACTTTGAATGCTATTagcaaggatttagagtttCTACAAGCAG AGCTAATCAAGTTTAACAACGATTACTCAGAGAAGCTACAAGGTGGTATGCAACGAGAGAAAGATTTGATTGTGTTGGCCTGGAAGGTTAAAGAATTAACTGAATTGAATGAGAATGGTAGAGAACTACATCGAAGTGCTGGTTGCTTGTTAAGGAAAATTGAAGGGCATGATGTGGAACTAGAAGATAATGTTCCATCTCAATTAAACAAACTCCGTCAGAAATTAGTCAACTTTATTAAGGGTGTGACACGTCATCAGCGGACTCCAGCTACGCATGTATTAGTATTTATGATTAGCACAGAAGACCAAAGGAGAAGGCCTTATGCCCTGCCTGTCCAGTGCATTCCATATAAAGGGTTGACAGATGCAAAGATCCGCGAATTGGCCAACAAATTAATTGTCGAAATGTCTAAACGAAAAATGAATGTCGCAG GGTTCACTACAGATGGGGAGTGGAACTCACTTCAGACTAAAGGGAACACAAGACCAATATCTATATTTCAAATTCGTGCTGATGCAAGAGCAAAATTTGCTCGTACAGGAATCACCAAAATGATTAACATGATTACAATTAAGG ATACAGAAGATGGGTGTGTTAATGCTGTTCAGCCAAATCATGCCATCACTACTGAATTATTAGGCGAAACCAAGATTTGGTATAGCGAAGGTGCTACTACAGATGATGTCATTGAAAGACTCAGACTACGAACAGTTCCTAGTGGCTATGCTATTCACAGCTGGACTGAAG GAAAAACTGAAACCAGGGTTGAGAAACTCCGATAG
- the LOC136266142 gene encoding class II receptor tyrosine kinase-like isoform X2: MRQVAITLLILLLGSSTSGQQYPNCGMCQRDDVVRISQPPLSYTTMRSDEFDGTQPSNDGCISIDGQGTINCGVGTTLMDCERGFTGNINFSDLSDYFVWDLRNGRNMSVVFRFDQPVNLRRISMWFWYTPNGGITLPILTLYSSNDNSTTPSNQISIDTSASPVPMESRRYRLNVDITNKGLLVQSLRIMMTISEGSHTFLSELLFCVSSMPIVTPTSTMAVTSTTTTINVIPGNSMNNDLSLSTMDTTIIPSATSAMLATMSSSTSAGMSSTVIATVGGSGGGGSNTGVIVAPIIVILFLLVVIVVLVILFVLYKRRNQKKSNIDNENYYDSVQETKLQSLTVISNTYEDHFGEKLNGNNVQSNVSGYSVPERRSSRKEASTLEKLQVVEKTQSVISNQSSCPIIPHRTSAYDETANEVTINPFYDQAPVDHLAVTGETEVDNDSIDNEVLDDSFDEEDGTTPVHTGKKGLSPRRDKSKSPLKTPTQKPKQQSSSSSTPSNVLSPLKSTSSQASSLQRSMQFNPLYAATSSQSLELNIYDSIQSPKYSTSSDLAESIYSEISEPDTLIITEDPKFDLAKDLYPYSSIYAEPLPLDKSEGPPVVTVDNIIEMNQLGTGQFGEVVLANTVGLSEYYLQLSPREDCSVSLQVAVKKLKLDSTKEMQKSFEKEIKFMSRLKDDNVIRLLGICTTGTPFIMMEYMENGDLNQYLQQFDLLFDPNEAPSPTQITPITLTYMAYQIASGMKYLSSLKYVHRDLATRNVLVGKDYVVKIADFGMSQNLYSAYYFKVKGRAILPIRWMAYECFFGKFSVKTDVWAFGITLWEIFTLAKQQPYYEMGDQQVIDSALKGEKRILMAKPDNCPDELYEVMLSCWVHDPSKRANFADLFDALKEITNRQ; encoded by the exons ATGAGACAAGTGGCCATCACTTTACTGATACTGTTGTTGGGTTCCTCCACTAGTGGTCAACAGTATCCTAATTGTGGTATGTGTCAACGTGATG ATGTTGTTAGAATATCACAACCACCATTATCATATACTACAATGAGGTCAGATGAGTTTGATGGTACACAACCCAGTAATGATGGATGTATATCAATTGATGGACAAGGGACAATTAACTGTGGAGTGGGGACTACTCTGATGGACTGTGAACGTGGATTTACCGGAAATATCAATTTTTCAGATTTATCAGATTATTTTGTGTGGGACTTAAGAAATGGTAGAAATATGTCTGTGGTGTTCAGATTTGATCAACCAGTTAATCTCCGTAGGATCAGTATGTGGTTCTGGTATACACCAAATGGTGGTATAACACTTCCCATTTTGACACTGTATTCATCTAATGATAACTCCACTACACCATCCAATCAGATCAGTATTGATACTAGTGCTTCTCCAGTACCTATGGAGAGCAGAAGATACAGACTAAATGTTGACATTACTAATAAGGGCTTGTTGGTACAGTCTCTAAGAATAATGATGACCATCAGTGAAGGATCACATACATTCCTAAGTGAACTATTGTTTTGTG TATCTAGTATGCCAATTGTTACTCCTACCTCTACAATGGCTGTTACATCTACCACTACCACTATTAATGTTATACCAGGAAATAGTATGAACAATGATCTATCACTGTCAACAATGGATACTACCATTATACCATCTGCCACTAGTGCTATGTTAGCAACAATGTCAAGTAGTACAAGTGCCGGTATGTCATCAACAGTTATTGCAACTGTTGGTGGTAGTGGAGGAGGAGGATCTAATACAGGAGTCATTGTAGCACCGATTATTGTCATTCTATTTTTATTAGTTGTAATTGTTGTCCTTgtaattttgtttgttttgtataAGAGGAGAAACCAGAAGAAATCAAATATTGACAatgaaaattattatgactCAGTCCAGGAAACAAAGCTTCAGTCACTCACAGTTATCTCCAATACTTACGAGGATCACTTTGGTGAGAAACTAAATGGTAACAATGTTCAGTCAAATGTCTCTGGATATTCTGTACCCGAGAGAAGGAGCAGCAGAAAAGAAGCTAGTACCTTGGAGAAACTGCAAGTAGTAGAGAAGACTCAGTCAGTTATCAGCAATCAATCCTCTTGTCCTATAATACCACATCGGACCAGCGCTTATGATGAAACAGCAAATGAAGTGACTATTAACCCATTTTATGACCAAGCTCCAGTTGACCACCTTGCAGTTACCGGTGAGACAGAGGTTGATAATGATAGTATAGATAATGAAGTGCTTGACGACAGTTTTGACGAAGAAGATGGCACAACACCAGTACATACTGGCAAGAAGGGACTTTCTCCTCGCAGAGACAAAAGCAAGTCACCATTGAAGACACCAACACAGAAACCCAAACAACAATCATCCTCCAGCTCTACGCCATCTAATGTGCTAAGTCCCCTAAAGTCAACCAGTAGTCAGGCTAGTAGTCTACAGCGTTCAATGCAGTTCAACCCACTGTATGCTGCAACTAGTAGCCAGTCACTTGAATTGAATATTTATGACAGTATACAGAGCCCCAAATATAGCACATCATCTGATTTGGCAGAGTCAATATATAGTGAGATTTCTGAGCCTGATACTTTGATCATCACCGAAGACCCAAAGTTTGACTTGGCCAAAGATCTCTACCCTTACTCATCAATATATGCTGAGCCTCTTCCATTGGATAAATCAGAAGGTCCTCCAGTAGTAACGGTAGATAATATAATAGAAATGAATCAACTTGGTACAGGCCAGTTTGGAGAAGTAGTGTTGGCTAACACAGTAGGACTGAGTGAGTACTATCTACAGTTGAGTCCCCGGGAAGATTGTAGTGTTTCCTTACAAGTAGCAGTGAAGAAACTGAAACTAGACTCCACCAAAGAGATGCAGAAGTCATTTGAGAAAGAGATCAAGTTCATGTCACGACTGAAGGATGATAATGTTATTAGACTGTTGGGAATTTGTACTACTGGCACACCATTCATAATGATGGAGTATATGGAGAATGGAGACCTCAACCAGTACCTGCAACAGTTTGATCTCCTTTTTGATCCCAACGAAGCTCCATCACCCACACAAATTACACCAATCACTTTAACCTACATGGCCTACCAGATTGCTAGTGGAATGAAGTACTTGTCATCACTCAAATATGTTCATCGAGACTTAGCTACAAGAAATGTTCTAGTTGGTAAAGACTATGTTGTGAAGATCGCTGACTTTGGGATGAGCCAGAACCTTTACAGTGCTTATTATTTCAAGGTGAAAGGTCGTGCCATTTTACCAATCCGCTGGATGGCCTATGAATGTTTCTTTGGTAAATTCTCAGTCAAGACAGACGTGTGGGCATTTGGTATCACCCTGTGGGAGATATTTACACTAGCCAAGCAACAACCTTATTATGAAATGGGTGACCAACAAGTAATTGACTCTGCTTTGAAAGGAGAGAAACGAATACTGATGGCCAAACCTGACAATTGTCCAGATGAACTCTATGAAGTGATGCTCAGTTGTTGGGTCCATGATCCTAGCAAGAGAGCCAATTTCGCTGACTTGTTTGATgcattaaaagaaattactaaCAGGCAATGA
- the LOC136266146 gene encoding uncharacterized protein isoform X2 → MKTNVNRSANACRSKVTRWLSKRYKTPKEAEAFYKKDDQLPRVPVLSSTADQMKTSSAQTNQVDGCLIMEMLNQLPEESRLPLLSELFSLCVSMLFKLSVPDDFLCLAASAMVQLSSGGHTNVLYNLAKGMGTLRPDKSEPRFPINKMLMGLVEYTALFFAFDNLQQISCPLDYRQWLLTMYCNFGEKWVKLHRGPMWCVASSVEDPCSSTAQNQNTMKALVNIPAISERSIRSTISSCTTTLDSQVQGNVLDEAAKQNPDAWWWVKADGCDIIKGLKESSRLEWSGDVDLGDGFLQDKYSNYKERLKAAEKVGLCDENVVQDLSGTLNAISKDLEFLQAELIKFNNDYSEKLQGGMQREKDLIVLAWKVKELTELNENGRELHRSAGCLLRKIEGHDVELEDNVPSQLNKLRQKLVNFIKGVTRHQRTPATHVLVFMISTEDQRRRPYALPVQCIPYKGLTDAKIRELANKLIVEMSKRKMNVAGFTTDGEWNSLQTKGNTRPISIFQIRADARAKFARTGITKMINMITIKGETKIWYSEGATTDDVIERLRLRTVPSGYAIHSWTEGKTETRVEKLR, encoded by the exons ATGAAAACAAATGTTAACAGAAGTG CTAATGCCTGTCGTAGCAAAGTAACCCGGTGGCTGTCCAAgag GTACAAAACCCCAAAGGAAGCAGAAGCCTTTTATAAAAAGGATGACCAGCTACCTCGAGTGCCTGTGCTGTCTTCCACTGCAGATCAAATGAAAACTTCTAGTGCACAAACGAACCAAGTTGATGGTTGCTTAATTATGGAAATGCTGAATCAATTACCTGAAGAGTCTCGCTTACCACTATTGTCTGAGCTATTTTCCTTGTGTGTTTCAATGCTATTCAAGCTCTCGGTACCTGATGACTTTTTGTGCCTAGCGGCAAGTGCTATGGTTCAGTTATCAAGTGGTGGGCATACAAATGTTTTATATAATCTTGCAAAAGGTATGGGAACTTTGAGACCTGATAAGAGTGAACCACGATTTCCGATCAACAAAATGCTTATGGGACTTGTAGAATACACTGCATTGTTTTTTGCTTTTGATAATTTACAGCAG ATATCTTGTCCATTGGATTATCGCCAGTGGCTACTGACAATGTATTGTAATTTCGGAGAGAAATGGGTGAAGCTACATCGTGGACCTATGTGGTGCGTTGCTAGTTCAGTTGAAGACCCATGTTCCAGTACAGCGCAGAACCAAAATACCATGAAG GCTCTTGTAAATATACCTGCTATTTCTGAGAGGTCCATTAGAAGTACTATATCATCATGTACAACGACATTAGATTCACAAGTGCAG GGTAATGTACTTGATGAAGCAGCTAAGCAGAACCCTGATGCTTGGTGGTGGGTAAAAGCGGATGGTTGTGACATCATCAAGGGCTTAAAGGAATCATCCAGACTTGAGTGGAGTGGAGATGTTGACTTGGGTGATGGATTTCTCCAGGATAAATATTCTAACTATAAGGAACGTCTGAAGGCAGCTGAAAAAGTTGGCTTGTGTGATGAAAATGTGGTACAAGATTTAAGTGGTACTTTGAATGCTATTagcaaggatttagagtttCTACAAGCAG AGCTAATCAAGTTTAACAACGATTACTCAGAGAAGCTACAAGGTGGTATGCAACGAGAGAAAGATTTGATTGTGTTGGCCTGGAAGGTTAAAGAATTAACTGAATTGAATGAGAATGGTAGAGAACTACATCGAAGTGCTGGTTGCTTGTTAAGGAAAATTGAAGGGCATGATGTGGAACTAGAAGATAATGTTCCATCTCAATTAAACAAACTCCGTCAGAAATTAGTCAACTTTATTAAGGGTGTGACACGTCATCAGCGGACTCCAGCTACGCATGTATTAGTATTTATGATTAGCACAGAAGACCAAAGGAGAAGGCCTTATGCCCTGCCTGTCCAGTGCATTCCATATAAAGGGTTGACAGATGCAAAGATCCGCGAATTGGCCAACAAATTAATTGTCGAAATGTCTAAACGAAAAATGAATGTCGCAG GGTTCACTACAGATGGGGAGTGGAACTCACTTCAGACTAAAGGGAACACAAGACCAATATCTATATTTCAAATTCGTGCTGATGCAAGAGCAAAATTTGCTCGTACAGGAATCACCAAAATGATTAACATGATTACAATTAAGG GCGAAACCAAGATTTGGTATAGCGAAGGTGCTACTACAGATGATGTCATTGAAAGACTCAGACTACGAACAGTTCCTAGTGGCTATGCTATTCACAGCTGGACTGAAG GAAAAACTGAAACCAGGGTTGAGAAACTCCGATAG
- the LOC136266142 gene encoding class II receptor tyrosine kinase-like isoform X1 encodes MNMRQVAITLLILLLGSSTSGQQYPNCGMCQRDDVVRISQPPLSYTTMRSDEFDGTQPSNDGCISIDGQGTINCGVGTTLMDCERGFTGNINFSDLSDYFVWDLRNGRNMSVVFRFDQPVNLRRISMWFWYTPNGGITLPILTLYSSNDNSTTPSNQISIDTSASPVPMESRRYRLNVDITNKGLLVQSLRIMMTISEGSHTFLSELLFCVSSMPIVTPTSTMAVTSTTTTINVIPGNSMNNDLSLSTMDTTIIPSATSAMLATMSSSTSAGMSSTVIATVGGSGGGGSNTGVIVAPIIVILFLLVVIVVLVILFVLYKRRNQKKSNIDNENYYDSVQETKLQSLTVISNTYEDHFGEKLNGNNVQSNVSGYSVPERRSSRKEASTLEKLQVVEKTQSVISNQSSCPIIPHRTSAYDETANEVTINPFYDQAPVDHLAVTGETEVDNDSIDNEVLDDSFDEEDGTTPVHTGKKGLSPRRDKSKSPLKTPTQKPKQQSSSSSTPSNVLSPLKSTSSQASSLQRSMQFNPLYAATSSQSLELNIYDSIQSPKYSTSSDLAESIYSEISEPDTLIITEDPKFDLAKDLYPYSSIYAEPLPLDKSEGPPVVTVDNIIEMNQLGTGQFGEVVLANTVGLSEYYLQLSPREDCSVSLQVAVKKLKLDSTKEMQKSFEKEIKFMSRLKDDNVIRLLGICTTGTPFIMMEYMENGDLNQYLQQFDLLFDPNEAPSPTQITPITLTYMAYQIASGMKYLSSLKYVHRDLATRNVLVGKDYVVKIADFGMSQNLYSAYYFKVKGRAILPIRWMAYECFFGKFSVKTDVWAFGITLWEIFTLAKQQPYYEMGDQQVIDSALKGEKRILMAKPDNCPDELYEVMLSCWVHDPSKRANFADLFDALKEITNRQ; translated from the exons A TGAACATGAGACAAGTGGCCATCACTTTACTGATACTGTTGTTGGGTTCCTCCACTAGTGGTCAACAGTATCCTAATTGTGGTATGTGTCAACGTGATG ATGTTGTTAGAATATCACAACCACCATTATCATATACTACAATGAGGTCAGATGAGTTTGATGGTACACAACCCAGTAATGATGGATGTATATCAATTGATGGACAAGGGACAATTAACTGTGGAGTGGGGACTACTCTGATGGACTGTGAACGTGGATTTACCGGAAATATCAATTTTTCAGATTTATCAGATTATTTTGTGTGGGACTTAAGAAATGGTAGAAATATGTCTGTGGTGTTCAGATTTGATCAACCAGTTAATCTCCGTAGGATCAGTATGTGGTTCTGGTATACACCAAATGGTGGTATAACACTTCCCATTTTGACACTGTATTCATCTAATGATAACTCCACTACACCATCCAATCAGATCAGTATTGATACTAGTGCTTCTCCAGTACCTATGGAGAGCAGAAGATACAGACTAAATGTTGACATTACTAATAAGGGCTTGTTGGTACAGTCTCTAAGAATAATGATGACCATCAGTGAAGGATCACATACATTCCTAAGTGAACTATTGTTTTGTG TATCTAGTATGCCAATTGTTACTCCTACCTCTACAATGGCTGTTACATCTACCACTACCACTATTAATGTTATACCAGGAAATAGTATGAACAATGATCTATCACTGTCAACAATGGATACTACCATTATACCATCTGCCACTAGTGCTATGTTAGCAACAATGTCAAGTAGTACAAGTGCCGGTATGTCATCAACAGTTATTGCAACTGTTGGTGGTAGTGGAGGAGGAGGATCTAATACAGGAGTCATTGTAGCACCGATTATTGTCATTCTATTTTTATTAGTTGTAATTGTTGTCCTTgtaattttgtttgttttgtataAGAGGAGAAACCAGAAGAAATCAAATATTGACAatgaaaattattatgactCAGTCCAGGAAACAAAGCTTCAGTCACTCACAGTTATCTCCAATACTTACGAGGATCACTTTGGTGAGAAACTAAATGGTAACAATGTTCAGTCAAATGTCTCTGGATATTCTGTACCCGAGAGAAGGAGCAGCAGAAAAGAAGCTAGTACCTTGGAGAAACTGCAAGTAGTAGAGAAGACTCAGTCAGTTATCAGCAATCAATCCTCTTGTCCTATAATACCACATCGGACCAGCGCTTATGATGAAACAGCAAATGAAGTGACTATTAACCCATTTTATGACCAAGCTCCAGTTGACCACCTTGCAGTTACCGGTGAGACAGAGGTTGATAATGATAGTATAGATAATGAAGTGCTTGACGACAGTTTTGACGAAGAAGATGGCACAACACCAGTACATACTGGCAAGAAGGGACTTTCTCCTCGCAGAGACAAAAGCAAGTCACCATTGAAGACACCAACACAGAAACCCAAACAACAATCATCCTCCAGCTCTACGCCATCTAATGTGCTAAGTCCCCTAAAGTCAACCAGTAGTCAGGCTAGTAGTCTACAGCGTTCAATGCAGTTCAACCCACTGTATGCTGCAACTAGTAGCCAGTCACTTGAATTGAATATTTATGACAGTATACAGAGCCCCAAATATAGCACATCATCTGATTTGGCAGAGTCAATATATAGTGAGATTTCTGAGCCTGATACTTTGATCATCACCGAAGACCCAAAGTTTGACTTGGCCAAAGATCTCTACCCTTACTCATCAATATATGCTGAGCCTCTTCCATTGGATAAATCAGAAGGTCCTCCAGTAGTAACGGTAGATAATATAATAGAAATGAATCAACTTGGTACAGGCCAGTTTGGAGAAGTAGTGTTGGCTAACACAGTAGGACTGAGTGAGTACTATCTACAGTTGAGTCCCCGGGAAGATTGTAGTGTTTCCTTACAAGTAGCAGTGAAGAAACTGAAACTAGACTCCACCAAAGAGATGCAGAAGTCATTTGAGAAAGAGATCAAGTTCATGTCACGACTGAAGGATGATAATGTTATTAGACTGTTGGGAATTTGTACTACTGGCACACCATTCATAATGATGGAGTATATGGAGAATGGAGACCTCAACCAGTACCTGCAACAGTTTGATCTCCTTTTTGATCCCAACGAAGCTCCATCACCCACACAAATTACACCAATCACTTTAACCTACATGGCCTACCAGATTGCTAGTGGAATGAAGTACTTGTCATCACTCAAATATGTTCATCGAGACTTAGCTACAAGAAATGTTCTAGTTGGTAAAGACTATGTTGTGAAGATCGCTGACTTTGGGATGAGCCAGAACCTTTACAGTGCTTATTATTTCAAGGTGAAAGGTCGTGCCATTTTACCAATCCGCTGGATGGCCTATGAATGTTTCTTTGGTAAATTCTCAGTCAAGACAGACGTGTGGGCATTTGGTATCACCCTGTGGGAGATATTTACACTAGCCAAGCAACAACCTTATTATGAAATGGGTGACCAACAAGTAATTGACTCTGCTTTGAAAGGAGAGAAACGAATACTGATGGCCAAACCTGACAATTGTCCAGATGAACTCTATGAAGTGATGCTCAGTTGTTGGGTCCATGATCCTAGCAAGAGAGCCAATTTCGCTGACTTGTTTGATgcattaaaagaaattactaaCAGGCAATGA
- the LOC136266148 gene encoding uncharacterized protein, translating into MFFLSVITWVNYQLCCLDPVYNHNHNHNKARITVLAKGYVINYVIPSFPVFETRLVEVKLQWINSCGELEVFDCFPRDCAALNHALPVDLIVPYNCQYAFVIEEKEFKRSCSNIEKYHLSGNQVFVLWEWDWVEDDIVDDSSSGTSNNLSARSSPELTTSDSPPPTADDSLLDDTSDDDDSVPAITHTVLFKCIGADKEKIYQDVLYMVAKKHGEGINVPVKLQPEPNNKYDNKAVAFMCRTDSGWERIGYVVKEATEEVHAAFSNKKILKVAFEWIKYKFLFKSPAWYAAISITLNGEWSNTVMRSRASFN; encoded by the exons atgttttttttgtctgtaattacctgggtcaattatcagctgtgctgtctcgacccagtatataatcataatcataatcataataaagcCAGAATAACTGTTTTGGCGAAGGGCTACGTCATCAATTATGTTATCCCTAGTTTCCCCGTGTTTGAGACGAGATTGGTGGAGGTGAAGCTGCAGTGGATCAATAGTTGTGGGGAGTTGGAAGTGTTTGATTGCTTTCCTCGCGATTGTGCAGCCTTAAACCATGCTCTTCCTGTTGATCTCATCGTCCCATACAATTGTCAATATGCTTTTGTCATTGAG GAAAAAGAGTTCAAACGTTCCTGCAGTAATATTGAAAAATACCATCTAAGTGGTAACCAGGTGTTTGTGCTGTGGGAATGGGATTGGGTCGAAGATGACATTGTGGACGATTCGAGCTCTGGGACTTCCAATAACTTATCTGCCAGAAGTTCACCAGAACTGACTACTAGTGACTCCCCACCACCAACAGCTGACGATTCCCTCTTGGATGACACATCGGATGATGATGATTCTGTTCCAGCTATTACACATACTGTGTTATTTAAGTGTATAGGAGCAGATAAAGAAAAAATCTACCAAGATGTATTGTACATGGTAGCCAAGAAGCATGGTGAAGGTATAAATGTACCCGTGAAACTTCAGCCTGAGCCAAATAACAAGTACGACAACAAAGCTGTTGCATTTATGTGTCGGACTGATTCAGGCTGGGAGAGGATTGGATATGTGGTCAAAGAGGCCACAGAAGAGGTCCATGCAGCTTTCAGCAATAAGAAAATATTAAAAGTAGCATTTGAATGGATCAAATACAAATTCCTATTTAAATCTCCTGCCTGGTATGCTGCAATAAGCATCACGCTCAATGGTGAATGGTCCAACACAGTGATGAGAAGTCGTGCTTCGTTTAATTAA